A genomic window from Polyangiaceae bacterium includes:
- a CDS encoding RtcB family protein, whose protein sequence is MSKSDLGGATPSAPLPRVLRALARQGLLVRKEGPVFSVCHPQHNVEPARVLLPEGFALDSKALLQLCAFAGVKHPLGGAVCAACATPDFHAGSLVPVGAVIATTLDMVIPQAIGTDIQCGMRLHTVELDVETFLSRKAAWLELVYGDLFLGTRDLPMQVTAVRAMFEAGALGWLEATRRAPLGLMQRIELDQLESELERSFELGSAEGDARHAPRDLLPDDRDVIRDSCMGTVGGGNHFIEVQFVEQILDSRTAFGWGLRKGQICLMVHSGSRRVGGVVGGEWMERARELWPLGVAHPKSGIFALHGADATTYITALNTAANYANVNRILLAEMMRDRLRQVFGRELEVPLVYDVPHNTVTREGERYVHRKGATPAFFGQPVLIPGSMGQASYVLRGEGNSDYLCSASHGAGRARTRGDMRKRAARGESIGLEGVECIGRSERVVEEAPAAYKAIEPVVAVQSEVGIATPVARLQPLLTFKA, encoded by the coding sequence ATGTCCAAGTCAGACTTGGGCGGCGCCACTCCCAGTGCACCGCTCCCGCGAGTGCTGCGCGCGCTCGCCCGTCAGGGTCTTCTCGTGCGGAAAGAAGGTCCGGTGTTTTCCGTTTGTCATCCGCAACACAATGTGGAGCCAGCGAGGGTGCTGTTGCCCGAAGGGTTTGCTCTCGATAGCAAGGCGTTACTCCAGCTCTGTGCGTTCGCGGGGGTGAAGCACCCGCTGGGCGGCGCTGTTTGTGCAGCGTGTGCGACGCCCGACTTCCACGCCGGTTCTCTCGTTCCGGTGGGAGCCGTGATCGCCACCACGCTCGATATGGTGATCCCCCAGGCGATCGGCACCGACATCCAATGTGGCATGCGCTTGCATACGGTTGAGCTCGACGTGGAGACGTTCCTGTCCCGCAAGGCTGCATGGCTCGAGCTGGTCTATGGTGATCTGTTCCTGGGCACCCGAGACCTACCGATGCAGGTCACCGCCGTGCGCGCGATGTTTGAAGCGGGCGCGCTTGGTTGGTTGGAAGCGACGCGCCGCGCACCGCTCGGCTTGATGCAGCGAATCGAGCTCGATCAGCTGGAATCGGAGCTCGAGAGGAGCTTCGAGCTTGGCAGTGCCGAGGGGGACGCGCGCCACGCACCCAGGGATCTGCTACCGGACGATCGTGACGTGATCCGTGACAGCTGCATGGGAACGGTTGGCGGCGGAAACCACTTCATCGAGGTGCAGTTCGTGGAGCAGATCCTGGATAGCCGAACGGCGTTCGGGTGGGGCCTCCGCAAGGGACAGATCTGCCTGATGGTTCACTCCGGCTCGCGCCGTGTTGGAGGCGTGGTCGGCGGAGAGTGGATGGAGCGCGCCCGCGAGCTTTGGCCCCTAGGCGTTGCCCACCCAAAGAGCGGCATCTTCGCGCTCCACGGAGCGGACGCTACGACCTACATCACGGCACTCAACACTGCAGCGAACTACGCGAACGTGAACCGTATTCTCCTTGCGGAAATGATGCGAGACCGTCTGCGACAGGTCTTTGGGCGTGAGCTAGAGGTCCCGCTGGTCTATGATGTGCCGCACAACACCGTCACTCGCGAAGGCGAGCGCTACGTGCACCGCAAGGGAGCCACACCGGCCTTCTTTGGGCAACCCGTGCTGATCCCTGGTTCGATGGGGCAGGCTTCGTACGTGTTGCGCGGGGAAGGGAACAGCGACTACCTGTGTTCGGCATCTCACGGTGCCGGCCGTGCTCGGACCCGTGGTGACATGCGTAAGCGCGCGGCCCGCGGGGAGTCGATTGGACTCGAGGGAGTGGAGTGCATCGGACGCAGCGAGCGCGTGGTTGAAGAAGCGCCTGCCGCGTACAAGGCCATCGAACCGGTGGTTGCGGTGCAGTCCGAGGTGGGCATTGCGACTCCCGTCGCGCGCTTGCAGCCGCTTCTGACCTTTAAAGCTTAA
- a CDS encoding IgGFc-binding protein, producing MAGRSGVVLGLLVGVSALGTLGGCSASDSSSKVGANGGNGSGGLSNGGSGGFLDSGTAGTGGSDLTDPETCAEAADRKTYVGCDFWPTVTANGVWSVFDFAVVAANAGNETASVTVTIGDTGVATAEIPPNELRTIFLPWIPVLKGPEADQCKQVTASPSTARLDQGAYHLVSTRPVAVYQFNPLQYASIGGAPGKDWTQCKPTAPTCAFPTNCNQTYYTYTNDASLLLPSTAMTGNYRVAGRHGYFYPTASFPEFMTITGTQDNTEVTVYVSATGTIEPGGPIPAVPGGGSTTLSLNAGDVVQLMTSTKLTGTGELSGSLIQANKPVQVIAGTACSVAPDDKPACDHTEESLLPAETFGKHYFVTPPTGPNGDTPGHIVRIYGNFDGTNLSYPSGMPAGAPTSLNAGQWVDLGVVQGSFEVEADQAFAVATFQLGGSLVDPDPSDPNGTNPEGRGDPSMSYMTAVEQYRTKYVFLAPSNYDLSYADIVMPMDTQLELDGASVNVAATAIGSGFGVVRVGLGPGQQGAHILTASAPVGLQVIGYGRYTSYQYPGGMNLKAIAPPPDPPR from the coding sequence ATGGCTGGGCGAAGCGGCGTGGTGTTGGGGCTGTTAGTTGGAGTGAGCGCGCTAGGCACGCTCGGCGGTTGCTCTGCGAGCGATAGCAGCTCGAAGGTCGGAGCCAACGGGGGCAATGGCAGCGGCGGGCTGAGCAACGGCGGCAGCGGCGGCTTCCTCGACAGTGGTACCGCTGGCACTGGCGGTAGCGACCTGACGGATCCAGAGACGTGCGCTGAAGCGGCGGACCGCAAGACCTACGTCGGCTGTGACTTCTGGCCTACCGTCACCGCGAATGGCGTGTGGTCGGTCTTCGACTTCGCGGTGGTGGCAGCGAATGCGGGCAACGAAACCGCGTCGGTCACGGTGACCATTGGGGACACGGGAGTTGCCACCGCGGAAATTCCACCGAACGAACTGCGCACGATCTTCTTGCCGTGGATCCCGGTGCTCAAGGGCCCCGAGGCCGACCAGTGCAAGCAAGTCACTGCGTCGCCGAGTACCGCGCGCCTCGACCAAGGTGCGTATCACTTGGTGAGCACCCGACCCGTGGCAGTTTATCAGTTCAACCCGCTGCAGTACGCATCCATCGGAGGCGCTCCTGGGAAGGACTGGACGCAGTGCAAACCTACGGCGCCCACTTGCGCGTTCCCCACGAACTGCAACCAGACCTACTACACGTACACCAACGACGCGTCGTTGCTGCTCCCGAGCACCGCGATGACGGGCAACTACCGCGTCGCAGGTCGTCACGGCTACTTCTACCCCACTGCCTCGTTCCCGGAGTTCATGACCATCACCGGGACCCAAGACAACACGGAAGTGACCGTCTATGTGTCCGCCACGGGCACGATAGAGCCGGGCGGCCCCATCCCAGCGGTTCCGGGAGGGGGCAGCACGACCCTGTCGCTGAACGCCGGCGACGTGGTTCAGCTCATGACCTCGACCAAGCTGACAGGCACCGGTGAACTCAGCGGCTCGCTGATCCAGGCGAACAAACCCGTACAGGTCATCGCGGGTACCGCATGCTCCGTCGCGCCCGACGATAAGCCGGCGTGCGATCACACGGAGGAGTCCCTGCTACCCGCGGAGACCTTCGGCAAGCACTACTTCGTGACTCCACCCACGGGTCCAAACGGCGATACGCCGGGGCACATCGTGCGCATCTATGGCAACTTCGACGGCACCAATCTGTCTTATCCGAGCGGAATGCCTGCTGGGGCACCCACCAGCCTGAACGCTGGGCAGTGGGTCGACCTCGGTGTCGTGCAGGGTAGCTTCGAGGTCGAAGCGGACCAGGCCTTCGCGGTGGCCACATTTCAGCTAGGCGGCTCGCTGGTGGACCCAGATCCGTCGGACCCGAATGGGACGAACCCTGAGGGTCGTGGCGACCCATCGATGAGCTACATGACCGCCGTGGAGCAGTATCGAACGAAGTACGTCTTTCTAGCGCCGAGCAACTACGATCTTAGCTATGCGGATATCGTGATGCCGATGGACACCCAACTCGAGCTTGATGGCGCTTCGGTCAACGTCGCCGCCACGGCGATTGGGTCAGGATTTGGCGTCGTGCGGGTTGGGCTTGGACCCGGACAACAGGGAGCGCATATCCTCACGGCAAGTGCTCCGGTTGGCCTTCAGGTGATCGGCTACGGTCGCTACACGAGCTACCAGTATCCGGGAGGCATGAACCTCAAGGCGATCGCGCCGCCGCCCGACCCGCCCCGCTGA